In Planctomycetota bacterium, the DNA window GGGCGAGGACCGCACGGTCTCGCCCACGACCACACGCTTCTCGCGCCGGCAGCCGGGCACCGCCTCGAGCGGCGGCCGGCAGGGCCAGGGGGGCCAGGGCCAGGGCGGCCGCGACCGACGACAGCAGGAGCAAGAGCAGGGACAGCCGCGGGCGCGCACCGGCGGTGGCAACGGCGGCGGTAATGGCGGCAATGTGGGCGGCGGGGGGAACAATTGACCGACCGCGTCTGCTTCATCGAGCGCGACGCGCGGGGTGACCGCGTCCAGGCGGTGCGGCTCGTGAGCCCGCACGCCGAGGCGCGATGGGATAATCCCGCCGCCGGCGTGGCCGACGCCTCGGATCCACTCGGCGACGCCGATGCCGCCGCCGAGTGGATCGCCGAGCGACTCGCCGCCGACGGAGTCCGCCTGTCGGCGATCGCGATGGATGCCGCGGGCGCCCAGTGCGGCTGGATCTACGCGGGATCGGCCGAGCCCGCCGCGGTGAGGGCCGCCTACCTCCGCAGCAGCGAATCCGACTCGGACGACCTCGAATTCGACGAGGGCTTCGACGACGAGCAGGCAGCGCCCGAGGGCCTGGGCGGCATCGCCGAGCCCATGGACGCCTCGATCGAGCCGCTGGCGCCGGCCGCCCGGGACGAGCACGGCGCCCGCGTCGGCGTCGTGGTCGCGCCCGATGCCATCGTCCGTCTTGTGCTGGATGGGCTGGACCGCCGACGCGTCGACTTCGATGCCGTGCTCTCGCTCTGGCACGCCCTGGCGCTCGCCTGCGAGCCCGCGGGCGGTGCACGGCCCGATCGAGTCGTCGCCGAGAGCCCCGTCGTGTGCGGCGGCGTGCTGGTGACGCCCGACGGCCGGTTGCTGTGGTGCTGGTCGCGAGAGCGGACGCTGCTGGCGGCGGGCTCGGTCCGCCTCGTGCCGCACGACGACGGCCCGATCGTGACGCCGGCCGACGTCGCCCGCGTCGCCAACGACTGGGTCGCCTGGAGCGCGCAGCTGGGAGTCTCGCCCGGCCGCCTTGCGCTCTTCCTGTGCCCGATGGCGGGGCCCGACGCCGTCGGCGACGACGCGGCGCTCACCGCGCCCGGGCTGGCAAACGCGCTGGCCGATGCCTGGCCCGATGCCGTCGCCGACGTCGAGATCGACGACGATCCCATCCTCCGCGTGCTGCGAGCGATCGATGCCGGCGACGGCGACCTCGCGGCCGGGCACGGCATGGCCTCGCTCGCGACGCGGCCCGGGCGCTCGACCCGCCGCGTGTACACCCTCGCGGGCGTGGCGCTCATGGCACTCGGGGTCGCGCTCGGGGCCCTGGGATTCCGCTGGCAGGCCAAGGTCGGCGCCATGGAGGCCGACGGCCAGAGGCTCCGCGAGGCCTGGCTGGCCGACGCCGCCGAGATCGAGCAGATGCTCGAGGAACCCGAGGGCACCATCACGGCCAGCGTAGCGCCGCTGCTGCAGCTCAACACGCTGGTGAGCAACGCGACGCGGGCCCGCAGCGTCGATCGCGCGCCGCCCAAGCCCGTCCTCCAGGAACTCGAGACGCTGACCTTCATGCTCGGCGAACTGGGTGACGAGGTCGAGCTCCAGGACCTGTTGATCGCCGACGTGGCGCTCACGGTCAAGCTGACGACCGAGGATCCGACCGTGGCCGGCCGCATCAATGTGCTCATGGAGGACCTCGGGCTCACCGGCGAGGACGCCAACGTGGATTGGACGCTCCGATCCGACCAGCGTGGGGACCGCTACGAGGTCTCGCTCGCCGGCCTTTGGGTCCAGCGTCGATCCACCGGGGGACAGCCATGAGCGGCCTCGCACCCCATCCCGAGGCCGACGGTCCGCCGCCCGTCGATCGCACCGAGTTGAGCGCCCGCGCGGCCGCCAACGAACAGCGGAGCAAGCCCAAGGGCCTGATCGTTGCCGGATTGCTCGTGCTGCTCGTGGGCGTCGTCTACATGGCCGTCGGGTGGTCGTCGCTCTCGTCCGCGGCGACCAATCGGCGGAACGAGGCGGCCACCACGCGGAACGTCGCCTTCCAGAAGGCCGCTCTGGAGCGTGCGCTCCGCGACGGCGTCGCCGGCGGCGGCGACTACGCGCCCTTCGAACAATTCGCCCAGGAGGCCGACCTGGTGGCGCAGAGCGTCGGGCTGACGCCCGCGCCCCAGCTCAGGAGCCAGATCTCGACCGACGACCAGCGGACCGACCTGGTGCTGCAGACCTATCGCTACGAGAACATCCGTTCGCGGGACCTCGGCGCGCTGCTGGCGTGGGTCTCGGAGGTTCCCGAGCGCGTCCCGGGCATCGTCGAGATATCCCGCCTCGAGTTGACGCCCCGTCCGCGGGACTGGGAGCTGGACGTGACATTCGTGAAGCCGGAGTTCCCCCGATGAGCGTTCGCCCCGTGTCCCTGTGTCTCGCCGTGCTCGCCGGGGCGTTGCTGCTCGCGGGCTGCGCGTCCGATGGACGCCGCTCGGCCGCCGAATTCGATCTGGGCATCCCGGATACCACCGCCCAGCAGCGACAGGCGATCGAGCTGGTCAATCGCGGCTACGAGCTGTACCACGACGAGGACCGCGACTACGAGAAACGCAGCCGGGAGGCCGCCGAGCTGTTCCGCAGGGCGATTTCGCTCGATCCGGGCTTCGCGTCGGCCCACTTCAATCTGGGCGTCTTCTACCTCGACAACCAGGCCTACCCGTCGGCCATCCAGTCGTTCCGCACGGCGCAGATCCTGACGCCGGCCGACTCCCGGGCCGCCTACCACCTGGGCGTGGCCTACGCGAGCATGCGGCGGCACGACCGCGCCATCGAGGCCTACCAGGATGCGCTGCTGGTCAATCCGAACGATCTGCTGGCGATGCGGGGGCTGATGGCCTCGTGCCGGCGGAGCCTCTACGCCGACCACGCCACCCTCGAGGCCATCCGCCGCGGGCTGGAGCTCGAGACCAGCCGCGAGTGGCGGGGGCACATGGAGCGCGAGGTGACCCGCCAGGAGCAGTTGCTGGAGCTGGGCTGAGCGATGGATCCCGCCGCGGCCGCCATACCGAACGCCCGTGGAGGCGTGCTCCGCGTCGTGCTGGGGGTCATCGCGGCGCTCGCCATTGCTGGCGTCGCCACCGCGATCTTCTACACCAAGCTCACGCCGACAGCCCCGGGCCCGGCGCGGGTCGTGCTCGTCAACGCGACCGGGGCGTCACTGATCGATCCCGGCATGACCCTGCGCGTGCCCGATGGCGGCACCGTGGCCGTCGCGCCGCCGCTGCTCGACGACGGCGACACCTGGCGGGTCTACGACGGACCGGGCCCGATCGAGATCGAGATGGTCCAGTTCGTGGACGCCGCGTCGGGCGCACCGGTGCAGCTTGACTCGCCGCTCGACGGGCCGGCCACCGGCGTGCTGACCCTGACCGTGGGCGCGGGCGGTGCGCTGTCGGTCGAACGCGGACCGCTGCCGCCCGAGTAGCCCGGGTGGAACGCTACAGCCGCTCGGCCGCGAGGCTCGCCAGCGTCGAGCGCTCGCTGCGCTGCAGCGTGACGTGGCCGACGACGCCGAGGCCCTTCATCTTCTCGACGGCGTACGAGAGGCCGTTGGACGAGCTATCGAGGTACGGGTTGTCGATCTGGCCGATGTCGCCGGTGAGCACGAGCTTGGTGCCCTCGCCCACGCGGCTGGCGATGGTCTTGACCTCGTGCGGCGTGAGGTTCTGGGCCTCGTCGACGATCATGAACTGGTGGGGGATCGAGCGGCCTCGGATGTAGGTCAGCGGCTCGAGCACCAGCTTGCCGTCGGCGATCATCTTGTCGATCCGTTGCTCGTTGGTCTGGCTGTCGGCCTGCTGGCCGTGCGCCCCGCGGGTGCTCAGCAGGTACTCGAGGTTGTCGAAGATCGGCTGCATCCAGGCGAAGAGCTTCTCGTCCTTGTCGCCCGGCAGGTAGCCGATGTCGCGGCCCATGGGCATGATCGGGCGGGCGACCAGCAGCTTGTCGTAGCGGCCCTCCTGGAAGATCTTGGCCATGCCCGCCGCGAGCGCGAGCAGCGTCTTGCCGGTGCCGGCGCTGCCTAGCAGCGTGATCATCTGGATCTCGTCGTCCATCAGCAGGTCCAGGGCCATCGTCTGCTGCACGTTGCGGGCCATCAGCCCGAAGATGGGCTTGCGGGGCGGCGAGATGGGGATGCAGTGCTGCGTGTCGGCCAGCCGCCGAGCGAGGCCCGTGTGGTTCTCGTCCTGCTCGTTGCGGAGCAGCACGAACTGGTTGGGCCGGATCTCGGGCGCCGTTCGCATCTGCGTGGGGTCGCCCGTGTCGGCCTGCTCCGACATCGCGGCCAGTACGGGCTCGAGGTCGAGCATCCGCTCGTCGTAGAGCGCATCGATGAGGTCGCCCGCGACGTCCACCGACTCGAAGCCCGTGTACAGACGGTCGGCGTCCACCTTCTGGTTCTGGAAGTCCTCGGTCTGGATGCCCAGCGCATCGCTCTTGATGCGGGCGTTGAGGTCCTTGGAGACGAACACGACACGGTCGCCGCGGTCGTGGATATCCCAGGCGACGGCGATGATGCGGTTGTCCTTGGTGTCCTCGCGTAGCGCGTAGGGCCGCGAGCCGTCGGTGATGGCGATGCGGATGCAGCCCGTGACGCCGTTGCCGGCCGTGGAGGCGGCCGCGCCCGCCTGCGGCGTTGCATCGCCCCAGCGGACGCCCTCGGTCAGGGTGCCCAGCGCCCGCAGGCGATCGAGCCGGCGGATGACCTCGCGGGCGTTGCGGCCGATGTCGTCTTCTTGCCGCTTGAGCTTGTCGAGCTCCTCGATCACCGCGAAGGGGATGACGACGTCGTTCTCCTGGAACACGAAGAGTGCGTTGGGGTTGTGCAGCAGCACGTTGGTGTCCAGCACGAACTGCTTGACGCCGACGGCGGTGTCGTCGGGCGTCATCGCGTGCTCCAGGCGTGTGGGTGGCATGCCTCGCTCCAATCCCGCGGGTTGATCCCGCGTGCTCTCTCTTTCGCGAAGGTGCAGGGTTCGAGTTCGCGGTCTACGCGGGTCGGGCTCACCAGGCCTACCAAGCCGACCAGCTGGCGACGACGAGCAGGACCGCCGACAGCGTGCACAGCACGAGCTTGAAGACCACCGCGACGACCCATCCCGCGCTGGCACCCGCGCCAACCTTGGCCGACGAGCGCCAGGTCTGCTCGGCGTTGGTCCGCTGCAGCAGCGT includes these proteins:
- a CDS encoding tetratricopeptide repeat protein encodes the protein MSVRPVSLCLAVLAGALLLAGCASDGRRSAAEFDLGIPDTTAQQRQAIELVNRGYELYHDEDRDYEKRSREAAELFRRAISLDPGFASAHFNLGVFYLDNQAYPSAIQSFRTAQILTPADSRAAYHLGVAYASMRRHDRAIEAYQDALLVNPNDLLAMRGLMASCRRSLYADHATLEAIRRGLELETSREWRGHMEREVTRQEQLLELG
- a CDS encoding PhoH family protein, with the translated sequence MPPTRLEHAMTPDDTAVGVKQFVLDTNVLLHNPNALFVFQENDVVIPFAVIEELDKLKRQEDDIGRNAREVIRRLDRLRALGTLTEGVRWGDATPQAGAAASTAGNGVTGCIRIAITDGSRPYALREDTKDNRIIAVAWDIHDRGDRVVFVSKDLNARIKSDALGIQTEDFQNQKVDADRLYTGFESVDVAGDLIDALYDERMLDLEPVLAAMSEQADTGDPTQMRTAPEIRPNQFVLLRNEQDENHTGLARRLADTQHCIPISPPRKPIFGLMARNVQQTMALDLLMDDEIQMITLLGSAGTGKTLLALAAGMAKIFQEGRYDKLLVARPIMPMGRDIGYLPGDKDEKLFAWMQPIFDNLEYLLSTRGAHGQQADSQTNEQRIDKMIADGKLVLEPLTYIRGRSIPHQFMIVDEAQNLTPHEVKTIASRVGEGTKLVLTGDIGQIDNPYLDSSSNGLSYAVEKMKGLGVVGHVTLQRSERSTLASLAAERL